The Zhihengliuella sp. ISTPL4 genomic interval GGCCAGTCCGGAGTTCAGCGACTTCTGGGCCGCCCACGACATCCGCATCCGCCACGAGGGCACGAAGCGCCTGCAGCATCCGCAGGTCGGTCTCGTGGAGCTGACGTATCAGTCCGTCCTTCTCCCCGCCGGCACGCGGACGCGCAACGACCTCTCCTTCTACACGGCTGAGCCGGGCAGCGCCGATGAGGAGAGGATGCGGCTGCTCAGCAGCTGGGCAGCGTCCGCGCGCGAGGAAGCTCCGCAGGAGCGCTCCGACCGTTCCTGACCGGGTCAGCGCCTCCGCTGGCAGCGCGGGCAGAAGTGCGAGGAGCGGTTCATGAATGCGGCACGGGTGATCGGCGTGCCGCAGCGCGGGCAGGGCTTCCCCCCGCGACCGTAGGCGTTGAGGGAGTGGGCGAAGTACCCAGCCTGCCCGTTGACGTTGACGTACTGGGCGTCGAAGCTCGTGCCGCCCTCGGCGAGAGCCTTCTGCAGGACCGATCGCACCTCGGCGAGCAGGCGGTTCACCGCCCGGGTCGGCAGAGCGTCGGCCGGCGTCTCCGGATGGATGCGGGCCGCCCACAGCGACTCGTCGGCGTAGATGTTGCCGATCCCGCTCACCAGGCCCTGGTCCAGCAGCACGCGCTTGATCGCGCTGTGCCGCCGGGCGAGAGCGGCGCGGAAGACCCGGTCGTCGAAGAACGGGTCGAGCGGGTCGCGGGCGATGTGCGCGACCTGTGTCGGGATGCGGGAGGGGCCGTCGGCGATGAGAGCGTCGACGGCAAGGGAGCCGAACGTCCGCTGATCCGCGAACACGATCGCGAGCTCGCCATGGCGGGGATGCTCGATGCCGAGACGGACACGCTCGTGGCGCTCGGTCGGCGCGTCCGGCGCGCGGAGCAGCATCTGGCCGCTCATCCCCAGATGCGCGATCAGAGCGGAGGCCCCGTCATCCACAGGGAGCCAGAGGAACTTGCCCCGCCGCGCGGCCGCGGTGAAGCGGCGACCCTCCAGACGCTGGACGAAATCCGCGGCTCCGGCGGTGTGCCGGGTGAGCGCGCGTTCGTCGAACACGCTGACGCCGGTGATCACCGCGTCCACGGCAGCCGGTGCGAGGCCGGAGCGGACGACCTCGACCTCGGGGAGCTCAGGCACGCTCGCTGAGCGTGCGCCAGGCGCTGAGTGCCGCCGCCATCTCTGCCGTCTTCTTGCTGCTGCCGGCGCCCGTCATGCGGACATCGCCGACCGCCACGGTCGCCGTGAAGCGCCGGTCGTGGTCGGGGCCACTGGCCTCGACCGAGTACTGCGGGGGCGTGGCGCCGAGGCGGGCCGCAAGCTCCTGCAGGCTCGTCTTCGGGTCCATCGCCGCGCCGTACCGCTCGGGGTCGGCGAGCAGCGGCTCTGTCAGACGCAGGACGAGCGCCGTGGCGGCCTCCGGTCCCGCGGACAGATACGTGGCGCCGATGACGGCCTCCATCGTGTCCGCGAGGATCGAATCCTTGTCGCGACCGCCGGTCTGCTCTTCACCGCGACCGAGCAGCAGATGGCTGCCCAGGTCGATGCCGCGAGCGACCTCCGCGAGCGCGACCGTCGACACGACGCTCGCACGGCGCTTCGCCAGCTCTCCCTCGTCGAGCTCCGGGTGCCGGGTGAACAGCATGACCGTCACGGCCTGCCCCAACACCGAATCGCCGAGGAACTCGAGACGCTCGTTGTGCGGGATGCCGCCGTGCTCGTACGCATAGGAGCGGTGGGTGAGCGCCAACTCCAGAAGCTCCGCGTCGATATCGACGCGGAGCTTGTCTGGGAGAGGCCTCGTCCCCCCGGGGACCTCCGTCACGGTTCGCGACTCAGACGTCGGCGACCTTGCGGCCCTTGTACTCCAGGAAGAGCTCGGTGCCCTGCGAGTCGGTGACGACCTTCGCCTGGTGCGGACGGCTGTAGACGACCTTGCCGTTCTCGATGGTCTTGACGAGCGCGGGGGCCTCGGCCTTCCACTGCGCGCGGCGCGAGCGGGTGTTCGAACGGGAGACCTTGCGCTTCGGGGGGTTACCAGCCATGACTAGCTCTCTTCTTTCTCGGCGGCACCGCGTTCTGCCGTGCCGTCCTGGTCTGTGATCTGCTGGAGCGCGCTCCACCGAGGATCGATGGGAGCGGCCTGCTCCGTTCCGGTGCTCTCGGTCAGCCTCTCGCCTGTGACCGGGTCGAGCCCGAGGCAATCCGGCTGACACACCGGCTGAAAAGGAAGGGCCAAAACGGCCGCATCCCTGACGAGAGTTTCAAGATCCACGTGGTCGTCTTGAACCTCGAAGTCAGTTTCTTCCTCACCAGGATACGCGAAAAGCTCCTGGAACTCGACTTCGACGGGCCGAGCGATGTCGGTGAGGCATCGGCCGCACACGCCGACGTACTCGCCCTCCGCCTCTCCGGTGACGAGGATGCCCTCATGGACGGACTCCAGGCGCACGTCGAGATCGAGCTCCGAACCCGCCTCGAAGGAGACGATCCCCTCCCCCCACTGCTCCGTCAGGGGCACCGAGAAGGAGTGCTCGCGCATCTCCCCCGGGCGCCGGACGATGTCACGGACGGGGAGGACGAAGGGGCTGTTGAGTCGGGAACGCACCCCGCCATGCTACCCGGGTCACCCGAGAGAAGGGCCGGGAGAGTACCGGGAGCGGGAGGTGAATTCAGATCCCGCGGGCGCCGGTGTCGAGGAACGAGGCGACGGCCGGCGGCACGAAAGGCGAGACATCGCCGCCCAGCCCGGCAACCTGTCGCACCAAGGAGCTCGAGACCATCGCGTGCGCGGGGTCAGGAAGCAGGAAGACGGTCTCGATGTCGGCGAGGTGCCGGTTGACGATCGCCATCGGCGACTCGTAGGCCACGTCGACCTGCGAGCGGATGCCCTTCACGAGCACGCCGGCGTTCACATCGCGCGCGTAGTCGACGAGCAGCCCCATGCTCCACGAGCCGATGACGATGTTGCCCGCCATGCCGTCCTCGGCGATCGAGCGTTCCAGAAGGGCGAGGCGCTGCGCGATCGGCAGCATCGCCTCTTTGCCCGGGTTGTGCACGACGAGCACGTGCAGCTCGTCGTAGAGGGCGGCCGCACGCCGGATCACGTCGAGATGACCCAGGGTCGGCGGATCGAAGGAACCCGGGACGACGGCGATCCGGCTGCTCATGGAATCCAGCCTAGGGCACCCGGAACGGCGTTCAGTTCTTCGCGAGCGCCGCGCGGTCCTCGTCGGTGACGCGCCGGCCGATGGCCTCCCGGAGCCCGGGATGTGCCGCCAGCTCGGGGTCGGCGGCGAGGATGTCCTCGGCGAGCTCGCGAGCCCGGGTGATGAGAGCGGCATCCTTGACGACGCGCAGGAGTTTGAGGGACGACCGCACACCCGCCTGTGCCGCACCGAGCACATCGCCCTCGCCGCGGAGTTCGAGGTCGACCTCGGCCAGTGCGAAGCCGTCGAGGGTCGCAGCGACCGCATCGACCCGCTCGCGGGCCACCGACCCGGCCTCGGCCTCGGTGACGAGCAGGCACAGCCCCGGAACCCCTCCTCGGCCCACCCGACCGCGGAGCTGGTGCAGCTGGGACACGCCGAAGCGGTCCGCGTCCAGCACGATCATCGTCGAGGCGTTGGGGACGTCCACACCCACCTCGATCACCGTCGTCGCGAGGAGGAGGTCGATCTCGCCCCGGGCGAAGGCCTGCATGACGGCATCCTTCTCGTCGGAGGGCATCTTCCCGTGGAGCACGGCCCGCCGGAGCCCGCCGAGGGTCGGATGCGTGGCCAGCGCCTCGTCGAGCTGGACGACGCCCCAGCGCGGACCCTTGCCGCCCTCGGGAGCGAGCAGCGCCTGCTCCCCCGGTTCCGCCGTCTTGGCCGCGGTGTCGATGGCCGCGCAGACGGCGAAAACCTGCCGCCCCTGCGCGATCTCCTCCGCCGCCCGCTCCCACACCCGGTTGAACCAGCCCGGATGCTCGGCCAACGGCGCGACATACGACTCGATGCCGGCGCGCCCGGCGGGCATCGTCCGGATGACCGAGGTGTCGAGGTCACCGAAGACCGTCATCGCGACCGTCCGCGGGATCGGCGTCGCCGTGAGGACGAGCGCGTGCGGGCTGGACCCCTTCGCGCGCAGCGCCTCCCGCTGCTCGACCCCGAACCGATGCTGCTCATCGACCACGACGAGCCCGAGGTCGGCGAAGGTGGTCTTCTCCCCGAGGAGCGCATGGGTGCCGACGACGATCAGCGCCTGACCGGAGGCGACGCGCAATGCGGCCTTACGGCGATCGGCCGCGGGCATCTGCCCGGTGAGCAGGGTCGGCATCAGCAGCGGGGCGAGCTGCGGGCCGAGCATCTTCGTGATGGAGCGCAGATGCTGCCCCGCGAG includes:
- the mutM gene encoding bifunctional DNA-formamidopyrimidine glycosylase/DNA-(apurinic or apyrimidinic site) lyase; translated protein: MPELPEVEVVRSGLAPAAVDAVITGVSVFDERALTRHTAGAADFVQRLEGRRFTAAARRGKFLWLPVDDGASALIAHLGMSGQMLLRAPDAPTERHERVRLGIEHPRHGELAIVFADQRTFGSLAVDALIADGPSRIPTQVAHIARDPLDPFFDDRVFRAALARRHSAIKRVLLDQGLVSGIGNIYADESLWAARIHPETPADALPTRAVNRLLAEVRSVLQKALAEGGTSFDAQYVNVNGQAGYFAHSLNAYGRGGKPCPRCGTPITRAAFMNRSSHFCPRCQRRR
- the rnc gene encoding ribonuclease III, coding for MTEVPGGTRPLPDKLRVDIDAELLELALTHRSYAYEHGGIPHNERLEFLGDSVLGQAVTVMLFTRHPELDEGELAKRRASVVSTVALAEVARGIDLGSHLLLGRGEEQTGGRDKDSILADTMEAVIGATYLSAGPEAATALVLRLTEPLLADPERYGAAMDPKTSLQELAARLGATPPQYSVEASGPDHDRRFTATVAVGDVRMTGAGSSKKTAEMAAALSAWRTLSERA
- the rpmF gene encoding 50S ribosomal protein L32; this encodes MAGNPPKRKVSRSNTRSRRAQWKAEAPALVKTIENGKVVYSRPHQAKVVTDSQGTELFLEYKGRKVADV
- a CDS encoding YceD family protein, encoding MREHSFSVPLTEQWGEGIVSFEAGSELDLDVRLESVHEGILVTGEAEGEYVGVCGRCLTDIARPVEVEFQELFAYPGEEETDFEVQDDHVDLETLVRDAAVLALPFQPVCQPDCLGLDPVTGERLTESTGTEQAAPIDPRWSALQQITDQDGTAERGAAEKEES
- the coaD gene encoding pantetheine-phosphate adenylyltransferase, with the protein product MSSRIAVVPGSFDPPTLGHLDVIRRAAALYDELHVLVVHNPGKEAMLPIAQRLALLERSIAEDGMAGNIVIGSWSMGLLVDYARDVNAGVLVKGIRSQVDVAYESPMAIVNRHLADIETVFLLPDPAHAMVSSSLVRQVAGLGGDVSPFVPPAVASFLDTGARGI
- a CDS encoding ATP-dependent DNA helicase RecG yields the protein MSLTLESSLEEALGAASAKTLDRAFGMKTVGDLLAHYPRRYADPGELTPIRDLPIGETVTIVAEVLSSSFRRMRNRPGAMVDVVIGDGVGRMSLTFFAKNVGAAEWRSNDLAVGRRGVFSGKVGEFNGMTQFAHPEYELFDDEDAARRRADARAAVPIPIYPATSAIQTWQIARLVGRVLDDLPTVPDPLTPEIRSREELLTAREALEAIHRPRSRNDIDPAVRTLRMHEALTLQTALLQQRDAVRALAATSRPATPGGLLERFDAALPYTLTPDQQTVGVQIAEDLVGSWPMNRLVQGEVGSGKTLVALRAMLQVAESGGQAALIAPTEVLAGQHLRSITKMLGPQLAPLLMPTLLTGQMPAADRRKAALRVASGQALIVVGTHALLGEKTTFADLGLVVVDEQHRFGVEQREALRAKGSSPHALVLTATPIPRTVAMTVFGDLDTSVIRTMPAGRAGIESYVAPLAEHPGWFNRVWERAAEEIAQGRQVFAVCAAIDTAAKTAEPGEQALLAPEGGKGPRWGVVQLDEALATHPTLGGLRRAVLHGKMPSDEKDAVMQAFARGEIDLLLATTVIEVGVDVPNASTMIVLDADRFGVSQLHQLRGRVGRGGVPGLCLLVTEAEAGSVARERVDAVAATLDGFALAEVDLELRGEGDVLGAAQAGVRSSLKLLRVVKDAALITRARELAEDILAADPELAAHPGLREAIGRRVTDEDRAALAKN